The following nucleotide sequence is from Clostridiales bacterium.
TGATTTTAACGATAATCCGTTAGAATGTTCTAGATGCGATGCATACAAAACTCTATATAATGGCGAGTATTATGTAGTTGATGATTCTAATAAATTTGATTTTGTAACTACATCAGCTGGAATTCTCAATAAATCTTCCGACTAGTATCAGTTCTTTGAGTCAATAATGGAAGAAAGAATGACCTTTGCTACTCAAAGAGGCGATAGCGACAGCACTACAGTAACTAACAATGGTTCTGAATGGGTGATTAATCTTAAAGGTTCTGGAGTCAGGAACTCCTTTACCCGCTTTGCTGTAGGCGACGAGAATGGCGCGTATGTCGGCAGATTCCTATTGATATTTGATGTAACATGCGCTGAGAATAATATTGAAATTGGTCGATTAGGCGCAAGGGTTGTAAACGAAGGAGCTGTTGATGAATTTAATGATAATCAATCAAAGCTAATTGGAACAAAATCAAACGAAGAAGGCAATCCTGGCCGCAAGTTTGAGGCAAACGTTACATATAGATTTATATATGTAATGGAAACTACAGCAGAAGATCAAATGATACAAATATTTGTCTGCGCTCAACAATCTACCATTACATTATCTAATCTATATTTCATCCCGTTAGACGAGAGAGTCAACGACGTAGACGGCAAACTTATGTATTTTGGACCGGCTGCCGATAGTATTGTCTCTTTGGAAGCATGCACGCATGAGTGGGCCCACGAGGGATATTGCTACAGATGCGGCGAAGAGGTATAATATTTTAATTGGGTGAAAAAGCAATTTAAACCCTAAACAATTAATATAAAAAACCCAAAAAATAGCCATGCTGTTTGAATATCAAAATAGCATGGCTATTTTATTTAACTTTTTTACTACAAAAAAGCAAAGGCGTATGGACATGTGCTTAACAGGGCGTTGACAGACCGGCAAGAATACGATATTCTTTAATCCTAGTAAGGTCTAGTCTATTGATATGCGCCCTTATAATCCCTGCCATAATCTTTTTCCTGTTACTTGTCTAAGGTAAAGTAAAATACGGTAAATCATAGTTTACTTTCTAATAGCTTTTAGCTTTTTTTCTATCAAAAATGGTAAATTCAGCCCTGAAACTACTAAAAGATTACCGTTTTTGTCTTTTACTTTAATATCCTTAAAAAACTTTTGCTGTTTTTTGATTAGCTTACGCCCTTCGCTGTCGGTGTCTGATAAGAAATTATTTAAATTTATCAATTTCAGATTTAGAAAATTCTTTACTTTCATAAAATTTAGTGCCCTAATCTTTGCTTCTACATTTGTTGACAAGTCTTTGATTGAAGCTTGCCTTTTTATTATGGAATAAATATCAGCGAATATTTCATCAAATAATAATTTGGCGCTATCATAAACCCCAAAATATAGTCTTTTGTATGTAAATCCAAACTATTTATTTCATCTTCAGTTAAAAGGTTGGCTATATCAAAATGAAGCTTTGAAACAAAAGACGGATTATTTTCCCTTAATCCGTCTAATACCATATAAAACCTTTCATGAAAATGTTCTATCAGACTACTCCCCATTACTCTTAAATATATTTAGTCTTTATTAGTTATTGCAAAAAGCGCTTATCAGGCTGAGAACTTTTTCTGTTCCAAAAGGCAAATAAAAAAGGTCTTTATTCCGACCTTTGAATTTTCTTCCGCAATAGATTTTAAAGCTGACAAACAGAACTCTGTTGATATAATAGGGACTTGTCGCCTTTTATTTTTTTTGTTTTCGTATTTCTTAATTGCTCTAACCAGTTTGGTATATCTTTCTCCGCGAGTTTCTCGGCTGTAGGTCGTAGCTTCTTCCAGTTCTCGTATTTTTCTAAGGACAGCCTCACTGATACCCCTTTTCCGTCCGTATATGGATGAATATTGACATTATCTAGCACCTTTTTTTATTTTCAAGTAAAAAACAAAAGCTATATAAATATTGCGGATATTGATTGACCGATGCGTCTGAATACTTTAAAATAATATACATTAATCGCGAAAAAATAAAAACCCCAAAAACCGTTAATAAAGACGGATTTCTGAGGTTCGGATTTCAAAGGGATTTGGCAGGGGAAGAGGGATTCGAACCCCCAACCAACGGTTTTGGAGACCGCTACTCTACCATTGAGCCATTCCCCTAAAAACATAAGATATTATATAATAATGTAAGTTTTTAGTCAATTGATAAGGTGTGTAAAAATTATGAAATACAAGTTAGGCATTATTGGATTAGGAAATATGGGCGGCGCTATCCTAAGCGGCATAAAGAATGATTTTGAGGGTCGCATCTTGGTAAGCACCTTAGAAGCGCCTAAAATTGATATTGATAAAAAAAATATAGAAATAATCAATGATAATAAATATTTAGCCCAAAATTGCGAGTATATACTTATCGCGGTCAAACCCAAAGACTCAGAGAATGTTTTAAAAGAAATAGAACCATACATAACAAGCCAAAACATTGTAATATCCATAATGGCGGGCATAAAAATATCCTCGCTTTTAAAAAGCTTGCCAAAGGCAGGCGCTTTGGCAAGAGTAATGCCTAATTTGGCAGCCAAAATTAATCAATCTTGTTCGGGCATAGCTTTTTTTAACGCGTCCCAAGATGTCCAAAATTTTGTCATTTATTTATTTAACCGCATAGGAAAAGTCGTTGTGTTGGAAGAAGAAAAAATGGACGCGGTTACGGCAGTTTCAGGAAGCGGAATAGCTTATGTTTATTATTTTATAGACTCTTTAATAAAAGCGGGCCAAAAAGTCGGTTTATCGCAAGACGAGGCAAGGGCGTTGGCTTTGCAAACGGCGCTAGGCGGGTTTAAAATGATAGAGGCGCATCCAAACCAAATAATTGAAGATATGATTGACGCCGTATGTTCAAAAGGCGGAACGACCATAGAAGCCATAAAAACGCTAAAAAAACAAGGCTTTGACAAAATTATCGCCGAAGCCGTTTTGGCGGCTTATAAAAAATCTATAATACTTTCCGAGGATATCAAATGAAAGAAGTGACTATATATACCGACGGGGCTTGTAGTGGCAATCCGGGCATTGGGGGATGGGCAGCTATACTTATTTATAAAGGGGTTGAAAAAGTCCTTAGCGGTTCTTGCCCTGACACCACTAATAACCGCATGGAGATGTTTGCTATAATTTACGCCCTAAAAGCTTTAAAAGAAAAATGCAAAGTCCATATTTATAGCGATTCGGCGTATATAATCAACGCTATGAATAATAAATGGATTGACAAATGGAAAACTACCAATTGGAAAACCGCATCCAAAGAAGATGTCAAAAATATAGACTTATGGCAAGACTTGATTATGTATTCGTCAAAACACGATATAATCTGGCACAAGGTGAAAGGCCATAGC
It contains:
- the rnhA gene encoding ribonuclease HI, coding for MKEVTIYTDGACSGNPGIGGWAAILIYKGVEKVLSGSCPDTTNNRMEMFAIIYALKALKEKCKVHIYSDSAYIINAMNNKWIDKWKTTNWKTASKEDVKNIDLWQDLIMYSSKHDIIWHKVKGHSDNEYNNRCDELARAEIKKLSELTNS
- the proC gene encoding pyrroline-5-carboxylate reductase, with the translated sequence MKYKLGIIGLGNMGGAILSGIKNDFEGRILVSTLEAPKIDIDKKNIEIINDNKYLAQNCEYILIAVKPKDSENVLKEIEPYITSQNIVISIMAGIKISSLLKSLPKAGALARVMPNLAAKINQSCSGIAFFNASQDVQNFVIYLFNRIGKVVVLEEEKMDAVTAVSGSGIAYVYYFIDSLIKAGQKVGLSQDEARALALQTALGGFKMIEAHPNQIIEDMIDAVCSKGGTTIEAIKTLKKQGFDKIIAEAVLAAYKKSIILSEDIK